The nucleotide sequence GGCGCACGAGGTGACCGAGGCGGGCCTGGGCATGCGGGCCGTGCCCTTCGCCGAGTGGATCACCTCGTCCTACCGGCTCGCCGAGGGGCGCTGGAGCGGCCCGCCGGTGCTGAAGTTCCTGCCCAGGGGCGCGGCCCACTCGGTCTGGTGGTTCCGCGACGCCCGGGACAACTTCCAGAACTGGTACGTGAACCTGGAGGAGCCCGGCGTCCGCTGGGACGACGGCGCGGTGGCCGGGGTCGACATGGTCGACCAGGATCTCGACGTGGTGGTCCACCCCGACCTGAGCTGGGAGTGGAAGGACGAGGACGAGTTCGTCGAGCGCCTCGCCTTCCCCGAGCACTACTGGGTGCCGGACGAGAAGGCGGTGCGGGCCGAGGGGGAGCGGGTGATCCGGATCGC is from Micromonospora terminaliae and encodes:
- a CDS encoding DUF402 domain-containing protein produces the protein MRPDGPADRFAPGRLILHRNVRHGRLGWVRAARVVCDDDRGLLLWVARNSPVAHEVTEAGLGMRAVPFAEWITSSYRLAEGRWSGPPVLKFLPRGAAHSVWWFRDARDNFQNWYVNLEEPGVRWDDGAVAGVDMVDQDLDVVVHPDLSWEWKDEDEFVERLAFPEHYWVPDEKAVRAEGERVIRIAEAGEFPFDGTWCDFTPPADWDVPDELPSGWDRPPVR